Part of the Panthera uncia isolate 11264 chromosome F2, Puncia_PCG_1.0, whole genome shotgun sequence genome, GTCAGTAGTAACTAACATTCACATGCGTCTTCAGATAAATGTCTTTCCTACTCTTCTCATTTGCCACCCCTCCCGCAGTGACTCTGTGAGTTGATGTtatcctcattttgtagatgagagaATTGTTTCCCTGTAAGTTCTCTTTCAAAAGTCCAACTGTTAACATCCCTTCAGTTCTGCTGTTTAGGAAGTGATTTACTCTTAGAGACTAGAGACCGATGCTCTTCCCCCAGGCATGGGCTGCATGAAAGAGCAGGAGCCTTCTCAGAGTTTCTACcagacacagagatcaagggCTAGGATGTCCAGGGTGGTGGCACAGATTTCGGACCCAGATGGCCATGTTTACCTCTTAgtatcttgggcaagttaccatTCAGCAATCTGCGTGTGAAGCTTTCTGGTCCATAACATGAGCATACTCGtgatatccttttctttttcatagttaCTTTTGAGGCTTAAATGAGTTGTTATAAGGATTTAGATCATGCACAATAGATAGTGTTTGCTATCATGATTTCTATTCTGGATGGTCAAGCAAGTGCACCCTATGGAGGGTGAATTGCGTGGATGGCCTCTTGAATCTGCACCTCAGTGAGGAGGCTTCGTGAGATCAGCAGTTTGCAACGAATCTCAACAGAGGCAGGACTCAGGACAAGAATACAGGAGGATGCTCAAGATATTACTGTGTCCCAGGAGAGGGTAATCGTTGGAGCACAAATTACTCAGAGGCCTTCACGCCCCAGGAGAGAGGGCTGGTGGCTCATTTTTACTCACCCTATTCATCTGACTGTGTTTCTAACCTGTCGACTTTGGCACCTCAGGCAGTGCTGAAGCTGAGTAACTAGGCAGCAAGTGACTTCCAATCTAACCGTGAAATTCCTGCTTGGAGATCCTCCTtctagtaaaggaaaaaaaaaaaaatccttggggaACCCAGTTCGCCTTGAATTGATGGCATCGGTGATGAATCTGCGTCGcgtctttcttccctctttgctCCACCGCCCAACCAGTGCCCTGGAAGAGGTGTGGCCACAGGTCTGAGGGCCTCGGATAGAATTAAGACCTTCAGATCCTGTCCGTTACTAGTGGCAAGGCATTGGGCAAGTGAAGATAACTCATAGAATCCCAGTTTCTGCATCCATAAATGAGTGTAAAGTCGAAGGGGTCTCACCGCCAGCGGTGAGGATTCAGGGACAGAGGCCATCAAAGCCCAAGCACTGGCCTGCCACAAAGGCGCGCCCCATACGCGTTCAGTGGGGCTGTTGGCCAAAAAAtgagggggttgggggaaagggTTAGCTGCAAAGACGTCTGGAGTTTTAGTTGTAAAGATGGGTGACTATCCCGCCCCTTCTTACTCCCCCCTACCCCACCtagggaagtgggggtgggaaagTCCACTATCATCTTGGCTTTCTGAGCCCCTGCCTAGTCGCAGGATCTGTACCATTGGAGGACGTGGGGTGGGACGCGTGGCGGGGTGTCGGGTGGAGGCGAGTGGGGCCCTCTAGGGTCACCTCAAATGCAAAGGACGAGAGCCCGGCACGCACTGAGGAGCCTAGAGAGCTGGAGCCGCGGGGGCACCCTGGAAGGGTGAGGGGCGAGAGACAAAAAAATCCCCGCAAGGACTCTCAAGCGGGACCTCAAGCTGTGTACCTATCTCAGGAATGTCTTGGAAAAAATGCAGTGTGTGAGCTTTCCGCCCCAAACCAAATGAAACTGCGGGTTTTCAGAAACTCTCCACTGGGTGGCCCAGCGGAGCTGGCCCCAGCGTGAGTAGCCCTGGGGGACCCTCGGGGCGCATTTCCTGCCGCCTGGAGTCCCTCGACGAGGCCGCCCTCCTGGGGCTCAGGTTCTTGGGTGTCGGGTCTTTGGTGCTGTGGGCAACCTTTCCTTTCCCATCTGGTGTTTGTTTCTTAGCTTTCTCCGGCCACGTACTGAGACTGCGACCCCGCATTGATGACTTTACCGTTCTAGGCcagttttctaatttaaaatgggCATTGCAGTCCCTACCTTGCAAGTGATTCGTTTTTTTCTTGTGCCttcatctgtttcctttttaaattgtttgtcaAATTCCACACTAGATGTACATGTTTGAGGTGTCCTCAGCCTTTTACCAACTTGCTCTTAACTCAAAAACGGCTGACCTATTTATGAAGACTTCTCTTCAAGTATACAGATGTttgtcccttctccttctctcctccccctccttcctccatccacccacctggGAAAGTTGATAGGCACAAATCCAGCAACTGTAACTCGAAAGGTCTGTACGTCTAATACTCAACAAACACCGAGTAAACTGGAGTCTGAGCCAAGCTGTAACAAACCAGGTCGgtgcaaattaaaagcaaaataaaaagctcccaTGATTACTGATTGATTTCAATTTAAAGGTGGAAACCTTAGGATTCCCTCCCAGGATGTAAGAAAGTACCACAAACAGAAGGGAAGGTTCATGTTTCTAGTGaggaggatgggagagagggtCAATTGGTGATATCAGCCCTCATTTATACAGGACTTGGTGGGAGAGGAGGCTTGTGGGAAGGGAGTGTGAAGGGCTGGCTTCCTACCCAGAGGTGGCCATGACGGCAAGGCCAGGCTTTCTGATGCCAGGTCAGCAGTCAAATTGTCTTCAGGGTCACAGGGGATGGTGGTGTGTGCACTCCCCAGGTTGGATGCCTCCTTTGGGCAATTTCTGTGATGCATGGCCCCAGAGCAGGTCCAGACAGGTGGGGAATGTGGTCTGTAGGAGAGCTGCACAGAGAAGCCACCTTCTCGGACCCTCTGTTCAGGGGTTAGAGGTTCTGGAGACCCAGTGAGAATACATGTGGCTGAAAGAGTACCAAAAATGTGGGGGTGGCTGTGGGGGGCAAAAAGGAGCTGGGAAGAATAGTGACTTGGTTCTAGTGAGTACGACCTTAGAGTCTGCCCTGGGTCCTGTGCTTTGGAGGACCCTGTTTTGCCTCACCTCCAGTGGTGCCCCACCCCACATGGTGGGGAATCTAAGGAGCCAAGGGGACATGCTCATGTAGATTCATGGCTCTTACAGTGAGATCCCAGACCAGCAGAATTAGGATTGCCTGGGAGCTTCAGAAAGATGCATTTTCTAGGCTCCATAAGAAACCTCTGGAACTtgagagaatttgcatttctaagaagctTGACGCTGTGTGGTGCTGATGGTGCAGACTTAAGGGGCCTCTACAGGTTTAGTGGCCTTGAGAGCTACTATTCTACTGTGGTCATTGAACCATAGAGATCTTGCCCAACTAGCCCAGAGTCCCCTTCAAGCGCCTGGACAACTTCTTCATTAGGTTTGTCCTCCTAAGAGTGTATCTGCCCCAGATATATGCCTGGAAGCTTACACCTGTTGCACCTGTGAGCAAGGGAGTCCACATTGGTGCAGGTGAGGCTGTTGGAGCTGcgatggaaagagaaaggagcaggTTAGACTGAAGcccccatttgcactctttcCCTGAGCCCTGGAAAGATTAAGAGCTGGCTGATCTTGCTAGAAAGACCATCAGAAATCCCAAGGCTGCACAATCAGTAGAACCCTCTCTCTACAGAGGCTTTCCTCTGTTCTGACACCTCTTGAGAACTAGAGAAAAGTAATTCAGCTGTGCAGACTAACCATTATTAgcccacacttaaaaaaaaaaaagagtagaaacaaaATAGGCTGCTTTCTCCATGTTTCATgagagatatataaataaatcattaccCTTTGCACCTTTCTATGCTCTCCAGCCAGTGACAAATTGTCTCAAGAGTTATGTAAGCAGGGATGGAAATGATTTCCTTAAGGAGTCCATGTTTTATTCCTAGCAAGCCCTGAAAATACAGTTTGGACTGTATCCCCCCATCTCTTATACCCCAGCCATTCCTGGTTGCTTTTAAACTCTAGTACCTGGACTACAATGGAGAGGCAATGGGGCTTAGGGGCTAAATGCTCCAACTCTGGAATTAAACAGACCTAAGTCTGGATCTCAActtcaccacttactagctgtcaGACTTTGGTAATTAACTTAATTTCCCCAAACCTTggttttcccacctgtaaaatgggaacaataagaATATCTACCTTACAGAACTGGTCTGTGTTTGTGGATAAAGTAAGGATGAAAAATACATCAGCCCTCACAATATTTAGCTGGTGCAGCAAATGCCTTCTGTTTGTCCATCTCATCACACCCTTAgtttagggagagagaaatatGAGAGGCAAGAAAGTGAAGCCTAAGGCAATAGGTCCAGAGATCTGGGTGGTGGCTGAGGGTTGTCAGACACAGGTTTCTttaaaggaggagaagaaagtgTGCTGAGTTCCCACTGATTTTAATGTGACCCTGGCCGGTTTGAAGGTCTTGGCTTCCATAAATCAACCGCCTCCAGCAGCTTTTCCCTCTTCACCTCTCTAACCCTTCCCACAGCTCCATCTCAGGTCAGGACTTGTGCGTTAGAGTGAGGTAGCCAGCCATGCAGTCAGCCTAGAGTGGGGACTGGGTGTGGCTGAGGCTCCAGACCCAGTGCCCTGGGGCTACATCTGGATAGGCAGGGAGGGTCGGACCCAGGACCCAGTGACGCTTTTACTATTGAAATTGAACCAAACTTTACTAGCTTCTGGGGAAAGCTGGGGGCTTTGGGGATTTTTGTATTTGCTgggttgtaaatattttatgagaAGGCAGCCCAGGAAAATCTGGTTAGCTTTCCGCCTTGCACATTGAAGTGGGGTTGGCTTCATGCACAAATGCATCAAAAAAGAAGTCAAGTTGTGCCTTGGTCCCAAAGAATTCATCTtggattttaaaagcttgttattcCCGCCACCCAGCCCCTGCCATCATGTgccccaaatttctttttcttatttgtaatcaAAAATTTAATCTTCAAGATGAGTTGCAAAGCAAGAAGATTTCaagttgggtgggtgggtgaaggggagagtgtgtgtgtgtgtgtgtgtgtgtgtgtgtgtgtgtgtgtgtgtgtttgaggtaTTCTCCTTACTGGTGTATTTCTCTTTGACTGAGGGATCTTCTCAATGGATAGAtgcctggtgtgtgtgtttgttcctTTGCCCCCTGCAGACTTCTGAAAGCTTCATTGctcttttgtttgttgttaaaaTGGTAGGtgaatttgagaaagaaaggaaggaaggaaggaaggaaggaaggaaggaaggaaggaaggaaggagaaggaaggaaggaaggaaggaaggaaggaaggaaggaaggagaaggaaggaaggaagaaaggaaggaaggaaggaacagatcATATAGTCGATCTTCAATCTGTCAGCTTTGTGTTGGGCCTAAATGCTTCAGCAAAACTGTCTAATGGGCAGCAACATCCCCCCAGACCAGTGGGTCTAAACTAGGGCTGCATCTTCAAATCGTCTTggagcttaaaaacaaacaaacaaacaaacaaacctgacaAAAACCCAGTACCCAGGCTCTACCCTCAGATATTCATGCAATTGGTTAAAGCAAGCCCTGGCACTGGTAATTATTAACTTCTCTAGATGATTATAATGGGCACCCAGAATGCGAATAGCTACGTTTCTCACTTATTGCCCAGCATGTACTCCAGCTGGCACAGCTGCACCGGCTGCGGTGAGCAAGATGGACATGACATGGTCCTAGCTCCTATGGGTCAGTGGAGGGGGCAGGATGTTGCTGGGAAAGACCACTAAAGAGACAAATATAAGCAAGTGTTTGTAGATAATGCTAAGTGCCGGGAAGATAATAAGCCAGGTCCTGTGATAGTGACCAAGAAAGGCTACTTTAGATCAGGGTGGTCGAAGATGGCCTCacggaggaggtgacatttgaaccgAGACGTGAATGATGAGAACGAGCCAGCCAGCCAAAAGGAGGTCTAGGGGAAGCGCGGCCCAGGTCCACGACCACAAAGGGCACATTAGTGGTTACGCAGGCTCCTTGGAGGGGAAACCGGGGaggccgccgccaccgccgcctcTCCGGCAGCCAACGACTTCCGCCCTGGGAGCCCCCGGCTGACAGGAGGAGGGGGGCCTGCCCCGATGCTCCCCCTCCTCTGGCTGCGCACCGGCCAGGCGGGGAGCTCGGGTGGTCAGGCCCCGGGCTGGCCGAGCTGGACTCCCAGCCGGCCTGCCCCGCTCCCCGCCCTTTTCCTCCCGGGGGCGGCCGCAGAGCACCGGACTGATCTCCCCCTTAAGTGAAACtgactgtaattattttttatctcgCAGACGATCTCTCGCACACTCCTCTCCGGAGACAGAAGTATTTGTTTGATGTGTCCACGCTCTCAGACAAAGAAGAGCTGGTGGGCGCGGAGCTGCGGCTCTTTCGCCAGGCGCCCGCAGCGCCCTGGGGGCCGCCGGCCGGGCCGCTCCACGTGCAGCTCTTCCCCTGCCTGTCGCCCCAGCTGCTGGACGCGCGGACCCTGGACCCGCAGGGGGCGCCCCGGGCCGGCTGGGAAGTCTTCGACGTGTGGCAGGGCCTGCGCCAGCAGCCCTGGAAGCAGCTGTGCTTGGAGCTGCGGGCCGCGTGGGGCGAGCCGGGAGCTGGGGAGGCCGAGGCACGCGCGCCGGGGCCTCAGCAGCAGCCACCGCCCCCGGACCTGCGGAGTCTGGGCTTCGGCCGGAGGGTGCGGCCTCCCCAGGAGCGCGCCCTGCTCGTCGTGTTCACCAGATCCCAGCGCAAGAACCTGTTCGCCGAGATGCGCGAGCAGCTGGGCTCGGCCGAGGTCGCGGGCCCGGGCGCCGGCGCCGAGGGGTCGTGGCCGCCGCCGTCGGGCGCCCCGGACGCCGGGCCTTGGCTGCCCTCACCCGGCCGCCGGCGGCGGCGCACGGCCTTCGCCAGCCGCCACGGCAAGCGGCATGGCAAGAAGTCGAGGCTGCGCTGCAGCAAGAAGCCCCTGCACGTGAACTTCAAGGAGCTGGGCTGGGACGACTGGATTATCGCGCCCTTGGAGTACGAGGCCTACCACTGCGAAGGCGTGTGCGACTTCCCGCTGCGCTCGCACCTGGAGCCCACCAACCACGCCATCATCCAGACGTTGATGAACTCCATGGATCCCGGCTCCACCCCGCCCAGCTGCTGCGTGCCCACCAAATTGACTCCCATCAGCATCCTGTACATCGACGCCGGCAATAACGTGGTCTACAAGCAGTACGAGGACATGGTGGTGGAGTCCTGCGGCTGCAGGTAGCGGCGCCTTTCCTGCTGCCTTGGCCCCTGACCGCAGGGGAGGCTTGACTAAAGAGAGGCGGAGTTGGAGCTGGCcttggaggaggcagagggtgggggaacAGCCTGGACATGCAGCCCGGTGGGAGAAGAGGGAGCGCAGCCTTCCCAGAACCTTCCACCTGCCAGCCCAGAGGGAGATACGGATTTTCACACCTCGCCTGGCCACCCTGGAAAAACAAGCCAAGGaggatttctttagttttttttttttttttctttattattgtggCTTTGGATTTCCTTGTGTGTCTCACAGGTTTTGAtaggaggtggggggcggggagacgcATACCTGTTTCTCAACCGCTCCAAGGATTGAAAATTTTGTAGcttaagaagagaaaacagtgtGGGAGGAAGAATCACCTTTGACCACATCTTGGTTTGATTGTTTTCTATCCGTGTAAAGaaggtgggttttttgtttgtttgtttgttttttctggcCATGGCCTAGCCTATGCCTTGTGACCTCCCAAGCAGAAGAGTGTTCAAATAGAGGAATTGGCACCGGGAACAGGAAAGCCAGGAACGGCCCTAGCTTTAGAAGAACTTGCTTTTATACCTGGCTGCCCTGGGCTCTCCCAGGAGAGGGAGCTGGCAACCGGCATCTCACTCAAGGGGGCTCAGGTcctttctgttgctttttctgGTAGGGGAAAGGGGGACTGGTATGGATGGAATGACAAGAATGAGTCCAAATGGAACCCCCTGAAGGATAATGAGAAACCACAAGGCCTGCCTCTGATGGGGCTGACACTGAGGTGTATTAGCCAGGCTGGAGGTAACCCAGGAAAAACCCTTCTGTGGTGTCTgtttctaattgatttttttgaaCAGAATTTGCCAAAATTCAGACATCCCCTTTTAAGGGGAAGGAGATTTTCCAGTTAAACAAAAAGTGAGTAGGGACGGGAAGCTATGTAACTAAGGTAAGAGGTGCAGAGGAGGGGAAATGAGCCAAGAAGCAGAGGATGAAGTCAGGACGGGAGGTCGTGGGCCCCAAGGAaggatggggagaagggggcaggccggaagcagggaagagaggatGAAAGGGGACACAGGTCCCTGTGCCCgtagatttctttaaaatctatgttttctcccctctctctaacATTCCTGAAAGATTACCAACCAGCAATAGCCCAGGGCTCCCCCAAAAGAATTGTTTCAGATTGTAATTACCAGTTAggcaatgtttttaaaacttagtaATGAGAAACTGTGAAAAGAGCTAAGTGTTACATTGAGCTTGGagtgggagatggggaagggacagtgagggaggaggcaggggcggTATTCATCTTCcgaaaggaagcaggagagagcACAACACAATTTCAATACCATTCCCAGATTGTCAGAAACATGAACTTTCCCCCAGC contains:
- the GDF6 gene encoding growth/differentiation factor 6; the encoded protein is MDTPRVLLSAVFLISFLWDLPGFQQASISSSSSSAELGSAKGMRSRKEGKIPRAPRDSATAGEPQQRHEPQPRPQDEPRRRPPQQPEAQEPPGRGPRVVPHEYMLSIYRTYSIAEKLGINASFFQSSKSANTITSFVDRGLDDLSHTPLRRQKYLFDVSTLSDKEELVGAELRLFRQAPAAPWGPPAGPLHVQLFPCLSPQLLDARTLDPQGAPRAGWEVFDVWQGLRQQPWKQLCLELRAAWGEPGAGEAEARAPGPQQQPPPPDLRSLGFGRRVRPPQERALLVVFTRSQRKNLFAEMREQLGSAEVAGPGAGAEGSWPPPSGAPDAGPWLPSPGRRRRRTAFASRHGKRHGKKSRLRCSKKPLHVNFKELGWDDWIIAPLEYEAYHCEGVCDFPLRSHLEPTNHAIIQTLMNSMDPGSTPPSCCVPTKLTPISILYIDAGNNVVYKQYEDMVVESCGCR